The Acidithiobacillus ferrooxidans ATCC 23270 genomic interval ATCGGTTTTTCCTACGGGGTGAGCTGGAACACGGTGCGGCGGAACATTTTCAACTGGAAGGACGGGGAAGTCGGCAAGCTGGAGGCCAAGGTGAAGAGCTTCTGCGCCATCCCGCAGGTGCTCGCCTTCCTGAAGGACTACATCGTCTTTGCCGAGAAGGACGAGGAACTCAACAAATACATCCTGCGCCAGCACCAGACCGGCGCGGTGGAGGCGGCCGTCAGCCGCGCCCTCGATCCCCAACGCACGCGCGGCTTGGTCTGGCACACCCAGGGCAGCGGCAAGACCTTCACCATGATCAAGGCGGCGGAGCGGCTGTTCCGCGCGCCCGGTGCGGACAAGCCGACCGTGCTGCTGATGATCGACCGCAACGAGCTGGAAGACCAGATGCTCAAGAACCTCGCCGCGCTCGGCCTGGGCAATCTGGAGCACGCCAGCAGCATCGCCCGGCTCAACCAGCTGCTGCGCGACGACTACCGGGGCATCATCGTGACGATGATCCACAAATTCCGCGACATGCCGGCGGACTTGAACACGCGCTCGAACATCTACGTGCTGATCGACGAAGCCCACCGCACCACCGGCGGCGACCTCGGCAACTTCCTGATGGCCGGCCTGCCGAACGCGACCTTTATCGGCTTCACCGGAACACCGGTGGACAAGACAGTGTATGGCAAGGGCACCTTCAAGACCTTCGGCTGCGAGGACGACCAGGGCTACCTGCACAAGTATTCCATCGCCGACAGCATCGAGGACGGCACCACGTTGCCGCTGTACTACCAGCTCGCCCCCAACGAAATGCTGGTGCCGCACGAAACGCTGGACAAGGAGTTCCTGTCGCTGGCCGAAGCCGAAGGCGTGGCCGACATCGAGGAACTGAACAAGATTCTCGAACGGGCGGTGAACCTGAAGAACTTCCTCAAGGGCAAGGAGCGGATTCAGCACGTGGCGCAATTCGTCGCGGCGCATTACCGCGAGAACGTCGAGCCGCTGGGCTATAAGGCCTTCCTCGTCGGCGTCGACCGCGAAGCCTGCGCCCATTACAAGCGCGCCCTCGACCAGTTCCTGCCGCCCGAGTATTCCGAGGTCGTCTACACCGGCAGCAACAACGATTCCAAGCTGCTGAAAGAATTCCACCTCGACCCGAAGCGGGAGCGGCAGATTCGCAAGAGCTTCGGCAAGCTCGACCAGATGCCGAAAATCCTCATCGTCACCGAGAAACTGCTCACCGGCTTCGACGCGCCGGTGCTCTACGCCATGTATCTCGACAAACCGATGCGCGACCACACGCTGCTGCAGGCCATCGCCCGGGTGAATCGCCCCTACGAGAACGAAGTGCAGGAGATGGTGAAGCCCCATGGCTTCGTGCTGGATTTTGTCGGCATCTTCGACAAGCTCGAAAAGGCGCTGGCCTTCGACAGCGACGAGATCAACGCCATCGTCAAGGACCTGAAGCTGCTGAAGGTGCTGTTCAAGAACAAGATGGAGTCCAAGGCCCCGGACTACCTCGGCCTGATCGAGCGCAACTTCAACGACAAGGACGTCGATACCCTCATCGAGCACTTCCGCGATCCCGAGCGGCGCAAGGAGTTCTTCAAGGAATACAAAGAGATCGAGATGCTCTACGAGATCATCTCGCCCGATGCCTTCCTGCGCCCATTCATTGCAGACTATGGCACCTTATCGGCGATCTACCAGGTCGTCCGCAAGGCCTACACCCGAACCGTGATGGTTGACCGCGAGTTTCAGGCCAAGACCAACCATCTGGTGCGGGAGCAGGTGGGCAGTTATGGCGTAGGTGGTTTGGGTGAGATTGTCGCGATCGACGGCAATACCATCGAGCTGATCAAGAACAAGCGCGGCGGGGATGGCACCAAAGTCATCAACCTGATCAAAAGCATTGAAAGGCTTGCCGAGGAGGGCAGCGATGACCCTTACCTCATCGCCATGGCGGAGCGCGCGAGGGCTGTGCAGGAGAGCTTCGAGAGCCGCCAAACCAGCACTGCCGAGGCGCTGGCCGAATTGCTGCGTGAAGTGGAAGGCAACGAAACGCGGAAGAAGGAACAGGCCGAAAAGTCCTTCGATGGCCTGACCTATTTTGTCTACCGCAGCCTGCTCGATGCGAAGATTCAGAACGCCGAGGCGGTTAGCCGGAAGATTCGCCACGCATTCACCGAGTTTCCGAACTGGAAGCGCAGCGAAAACGCCCTGCGCGAACTCCGCAAGAAAGTGACCTTTGCCCTCTTTGCCGAAACGGAGGACCTTGACCGGGTGACGGCGATGGTGGATGAGTTGTTTACCCTGCTGGAAAAGGCGGATCGGATTTGAAACCGCAGATTTCATAGATGGACGCAAATTCAAAGAAGACGGAGTTCAAACAGCGCGTCCGCCACTGGGCCGAAAAGCTGGACGTCAAGATCGTCTGGCTGGGGGTGCGTCCGATGCGCAACAAATGGGCCTCGTGTTCTACCGCCGGCCATTTGAATTTCAGCGACGAACTGCCCGCCCTGAAGCCCGAGCTATGGGACTACGTGATCGTCCATGAACTGCTCCACTTCTCTGTTCCCAACCACGGAAAACTTTGGAAAAGCCTGATGCGCTCGCATCTGGGCGAATATGAAGCACATGAAGGCGAGTTAAAGCGGATCGCGGGTAATCAGGCGCCGCAGCGTACGCGCTGAAGCAGACCGCTGCACTTATCGTTGCAGTGTTCTGTTTTGCACCCGCCTTTTTTCCCTGAATGTATCCATGTGGTGCCCGCACGGTGCCCACAAGTGGTCACAGAGTAAGGTGCGCCCATGCAGATGCGGCGCGACATGCCGAAGCGAAAAGAGCAGGTGAAGCGTAATCCGCCCGTTACGCAATAACAACAATAAGTGACAAGTCGCAGAATGTAACGACCGCAACTACCGGTCGTGATTCGTGGCTCCCCCCAAGCACGGCTTGCAACGCCTTTATCCTTGATTGCTCCCGGTAGCCGCCTTTCAACGTGGGCAGCACCTCTTTGGAGTATCGGCACAGCAAATCATTCAATGTAGTCTGTTCAGACTCCGTACGCTGGACAAAAACCCCTCGCACCATCTCAGATAGGAGGCGTGTTCCGTCACCAATTGCTGACGCAACTAATTGTTTTATATGGTGCGCCTGGAGGGACTCGAACCCCCGACCTACGGCTTAGAAGGCCGTTGCTCTATCCGGTTGAGCTACAGGCGCATAGGGATGATCGAACAGTAAATCATCGGCGCCATTGTAGAGGACCGGTGGCGGTCAGGGAAGCCGGAGTGTGCCTCTTTTCGCTGACGGCTGCCAGCGTGTATGGTTGGTGGTATCAGCCGATCGGAGCAGGGCATGGACAAGCGCTTTATCCTGGAGAGCAGTTTCCCGCCGCAGGGCGACCAGCCGGAGGCTATCCGTCTGTTGGTGAACGGCCTCGCCGCTGGTGAATATTTCCAGACCCTGTTGGGGGTGACCGGTTCGGGCAAGACCTTCACCATGGCCAACGTCATCGCCATCACTCACCGGCCCGCCATCATCATGGCGCCCAACAAGACCCTGGCAGCGCAGCTCTATGCGGAAATGCGCGCGTTCTTTCCTCACAATGCCGTGGAGTATTTCGTCAGTTATTACGATTACTACCAGCCGGAGGCCTACGTTCCTTCCTCCGACACCTTCATTGAAAAGGACGCCGCTATCAATGATCACATCGAGCAGATGCGCCTCTCCGCCACCAAGGCCTTGCTGGAACGGCCGGATGTCATCATTGTGGCCACCGTTTCGGCGATCTACGGCCTGGGTGATCCCGCCTCCTACCATGGCATGATTCTGCATCTGCGCGAATCCTCCACCATGGATCAGCGCGCCATCCTCAAGCGTCTGGCGGAGATGCAATACAGCCGTAATCCTTTGGAAATGAAGCGGGGTACCTTTCGCGTCAACGGCGATGTCATCGATATATGGCCCGCGGAAAGTGAGGACGAAGCCGTTCGGATCGAGCTTTTTGGCGACGAACTGGAGCGCATCTCGCTCTTCGATCCCCTGACCGGCAAGACCATCACCCGTTTGCCGCGCTACACCATCTACCCCAAAAGCCACTACGTCACCCCGCGCGAGACCATTCTCGCGGCGCTGGACGCTATCAAAGATGAGCTTCGCGCGCGTCTGGAGGACCTGCGCCGCGCCAACAAGCTGGTCGAGGCGCAACGACTGGAGCAGCGCACCCGCTTTGATCTGGAGATGATGGCCGAGCTGGGGTATTGCTCGGGGATCGAGAATTACTCCCGCTACCTCTCGGGACGAGTGCCCGGTCAGGCACCGCCGACCCTGATGGACTACCTCCCCAAGGATGCCCTGCTATTCATGGACGAATCCCATGTCACGGTCCCACAGTTCGGGGGGATGTACAAGGGCGACCGTTCGCGCAAGGAAACGCTGGTGGAATACGGGTTCCGGTTACCCTCGGCGCTGGACAACCGGCCCTTGACGTTTCCCGAGTTCGAGTCGCTGATGCCGCAGACCGTGTTTATTTCCGCCACGCCCGGTCCCTACGAACTGGAGCACTCCGGGCAGGTGGTGGAGCAGGTGGTGCGGCCCACCGGCCTGGTCGATCCCGCTGTGGATATTCGTCCGGCGAAAGGGCAGGTCGATGATCTGATCAGTGAAATCAACATCGTTGTACGTAACGGTTGGCGCATTCTGGTGACGACGCTGACCAAGCGGATGGCCGAAGATCTGACCGATTATCTGCATGAGCTAGGCATTAAATGCCGTTATCTGCACTCTGATATCGAAACGGTGGAGCGGGTGGAGATCATTCGCGATCTGCGCGCCGGGGTGTTCGACGTGCTGATCGGGATTAACCTGTTGCGGGAAGGCCTGGATATGCCGGAGGTGGCATTGGTCGCCATTCTGGATGCGGATAAGGAGGGCTTCCTGCGCTCGGAGCGGTCCCTGATTCAGACCATCGGGCGCGCCGCGCGTAATTTGCATGGACGGGCCATTCTCTATGCGGACAGCATCACCAAATCCATGGCTCGGGCCATAGCCGAAACCGACCGCCGCCGGGAAAAGCAGTTGCAGTTCAATGCAGCGCACGGCATCACCCCGCGCGGCATCGTCAAGCCGGTATCGGACATGATTGAGGGGGTCTATCGCCGCAATGTACAACCTGCCGCGCATGCCGCGGAAAAAAATGCGGATTATCGTGTGCTCCGTGATCCCCAAGCCGTTGCCAAGAAAATCAAGGAACTGGAGGAAGCGATGTACCGACACGCCCGCAACCTGGAGTTTGAGCAGGCAGCGGCGCTGCGGGACGACATCAAAAAACTGGAAACCCGCCTTCTGGGAACCGACCTGCCGGTATCTCTGGAGGAGGACTGAAGGGGCAATCCTCGGGGAATGGCGGTTGTCGCCTTGACGCCAACTTGAGCATTGCCTATCCTGTAAACCAACCGGACGGTATGCAATGACAGGAGAACATGATCATGATCAAGACAAAAGCCTACGCTGCTCAGACTGCTCGCAGTCCGTTGGCGCCCTACGAAGTCCTGCGTCGTGAGCCGGGTCCTGATGATGTCCAGATAGATATACTCTTTTGCGGTGTCTGCCATTCCGATTTGCACACCGCCCGCAATGAGTGGAAAAACACGCTGTATCCCACTGTTCCAGGTCACGAAATCGTGGGTCGTGTCGTTGCCGTCGGTAAGGATGTCAAAAATTTTAGCGTTGGTGATTTTGCCGGTGTCGGTTGCATGGTGGACAGTTGTGGGCACTGTCCGTCCTGTGCCGAGGGTGAGGAGCAGTACTGCGATAACGGATTCACCGGAACCTACAACGGCCCGGTCTTCGGCGGCGAAAATACCTACGGTGGCTATTCCCAGAGCGTGGTGGTCAAAGAATCCTTTGTGCTGAAGATTCAGCATGATGAAAAAGATCTGGCGAGTGTGGCACCACTGCTCTGCGCCGGTATCACCACGTACTCGCCCTTACGCCATTGGGGTGCCGGACCGGGTAAAAAGGTCGGCATTGTGGGTTTGGGCGGCCTTGGTCATATGGGCGTCAGGTTGGCGCACGCCATGGGCGCCCATGTGGTGCTGTTCACCACCTCTCCCGGCAAAGTGGAGGATGGTAAGCGGCTGGGGGCGGATGAGGTCTGCATCTCCAGAGATGACGCGCAAATGGCCAGCCATGCCAACAGCTTCGATTTTATCCTCAATACGGTGGCGGCGTCCCATAACCTGGACGCCTTCCTGAATCTGCTCAAGCGGGATGGTACGATGACGCTGGTGGGTGCGCCGGCAGAGCCCCATCCGTCACCAGAAGTCTTCAACCTGATTTTTAAGCGCCGGCAGCTCGCGGGCTCCCTTATCGGTGGTATTCGGGAAACGCAGGAAATGCTGGATTTCTGCGCGCAGCACGGGATTGGTTCGGATATCGAGATGATCCCCATGGACTACATCAATACCGCCTACGAAAGAATGCTGAAGAGCGATGTGAAGTATCGCTTTGTGATTGACATGGCGACGCTGAAATAGGTTCTCTGGGGCCGGAGATATCCAGCCCCAGCAGCAAGAGACCGAATACGCGCCGGGCTGAAGCCATAAACGATAGTCCGGCATGTTTTTTGTCACAGCGCAAAATGTCAAGGCAGCAGGAACTGCGCGCGGGCCACCACAGCAAGGCGGTCTGCGTTGTGCCGCACGTCCGAATTGGCTACCATGCGCAGGTTAAACGCGCGCTGCGAGTCCTATGAGCAAATACATTTTCGTAACAGGTGGGGTGGTTTCTTCTCTGGGCAAGGGCGCCGCTGGTGCAGCGCTTGGCGCACTGCTGGAGGCGCGTGGGCTGAAGGTCACCATGCTCAAGCTAGACCCTTATATCAACGTCGATCCAGGCACCATGAGCCCCTTTCAGCACGGTGAGGTTTTCGTCACCGCCGATGGCGCGGAAACGGATCTGGATTTGGGGCATTACGAACGATTCCTCTCG includes:
- a CDS encoding type I restriction endonuclease subunit R, which produces MPTPSEHKTVQSRILRYAEAIGWTFVSREAAEQRRGFDPDVPPADRAKNRSLFFDDLLDAKLREFNPRYAEAEGALLGQFRHLHADIYGNREFVEHLRNRGKFFDHEEKRERDLILIDYDDPARNVFEVTEEWAYNNGHYGTREDVVFLINGIPVLVIECKNANKDEAIALGVDQIRRYHRETPELFVSQQLFTATDAIGFSYGVSWNTVRRNIFNWKDGEVGKLEAKVKSFCAIPQVLAFLKDYIVFAEKDEELNKYILRQHQTGAVEAAVSRALDPQRTRGLVWHTQGSGKTFTMIKAAERLFRAPGADKPTVLLMIDRNELEDQMLKNLAALGLGNLEHASSIARLNQLLRDDYRGIIVTMIHKFRDMPADLNTRSNIYVLIDEAHRTTGGDLGNFLMAGLPNATFIGFTGTPVDKTVYGKGTFKTFGCEDDQGYLHKYSIADSIEDGTTLPLYYQLAPNEMLVPHETLDKEFLSLAEAEGVADIEELNKILERAVNLKNFLKGKERIQHVAQFVAAHYRENVEPLGYKAFLVGVDREACAHYKRALDQFLPPEYSEVVYTGSNNDSKLLKEFHLDPKRERQIRKSFGKLDQMPKILIVTEKLLTGFDAPVLYAMYLDKPMRDHTLLQAIARVNRPYENEVQEMVKPHGFVLDFVGIFDKLEKALAFDSDEINAIVKDLKLLKVLFKNKMESKAPDYLGLIERNFNDKDVDTLIEHFRDPERRKEFFKEYKEIEMLYEIISPDAFLRPFIADYGTLSAIYQVVRKAYTRTVMVDREFQAKTNHLVREQVGSYGVGGLGEIVAIDGNTIELIKNKRGGDGTKVINLIKSIERLAEEGSDDPYLIAMAERARAVQESFESRQTSTAEALAELLREVEGNETRKKEQAEKSFDGLTYFVYRSLLDAKIQNAEAVSRKIRHAFTEFPNWKRSENALRELRKKVTFALFAETEDLDRVTAMVDELFTLLEKADRI
- a CDS encoding M48 metallopeptidase family protein; this translates as MDANSKKTEFKQRVRHWAEKLDVKIVWLGVRPMRNKWASCSTAGHLNFSDELPALKPELWDYVIVHELLHFSVPNHGKLWKSLMRSHLGEYEAHEGELKRIAGNQAPQRTR
- the uvrB gene encoding excinuclease ABC subunit UvrB; its protein translation is MDKRFILESSFPPQGDQPEAIRLLVNGLAAGEYFQTLLGVTGSGKTFTMANVIAITHRPAIIMAPNKTLAAQLYAEMRAFFPHNAVEYFVSYYDYYQPEAYVPSSDTFIEKDAAINDHIEQMRLSATKALLERPDVIIVATVSAIYGLGDPASYHGMILHLRESSTMDQRAILKRLAEMQYSRNPLEMKRGTFRVNGDVIDIWPAESEDEAVRIELFGDELERISLFDPLTGKTITRLPRYTIYPKSHYVTPRETILAALDAIKDELRARLEDLRRANKLVEAQRLEQRTRFDLEMMAELGYCSGIENYSRYLSGRVPGQAPPTLMDYLPKDALLFMDESHVTVPQFGGMYKGDRSRKETLVEYGFRLPSALDNRPLTFPEFESLMPQTVFISATPGPYELEHSGQVVEQVVRPTGLVDPAVDIRPAKGQVDDLISEINIVVRNGWRILVTTLTKRMAEDLTDYLHELGIKCRYLHSDIETVERVEIIRDLRAGVFDVLIGINLLREGLDMPEVALVAILDADKEGFLRSERSLIQTIGRAARNLHGRAILYADSITKSMARAIAETDRRREKQLQFNAAHGITPRGIVKPVSDMIEGVYRRNVQPAAHAAEKNADYRVLRDPQAVAKKIKELEEAMYRHARNLEFEQAAALRDDIKKLETRLLGTDLPVSLEED
- a CDS encoding NAD(P)-dependent alcohol dehydrogenase — protein: MIKTKAYAAQTARSPLAPYEVLRREPGPDDVQIDILFCGVCHSDLHTARNEWKNTLYPTVPGHEIVGRVVAVGKDVKNFSVGDFAGVGCMVDSCGHCPSCAEGEEQYCDNGFTGTYNGPVFGGENTYGGYSQSVVVKESFVLKIQHDEKDLASVAPLLCAGITTYSPLRHWGAGPGKKVGIVGLGGLGHMGVRLAHAMGAHVVLFTTSPGKVEDGKRLGADEVCISRDDAQMASHANSFDFILNTVAASHNLDAFLNLLKRDGTMTLVGAPAEPHPSPEVFNLIFKRRQLAGSLIGGIRETQEMLDFCAQHGIGSDIEMIPMDYINTAYERMLKSDVKYRFVIDMATLK